A window of the Streptomyces sp. Ag109_O5-10 genome harbors these coding sequences:
- a CDS encoding helix-turn-helix transcriptional regulator — MLTSVDADLIRVLADPLRLRIVSLLARETLCTTHLVAETGARQTNLSNHLKVLREAGVVETEPCGRFTYYKLRPDVIASLAGQFADLAESARAAAEKKRACP, encoded by the coding sequence ATGCTGACGTCAGTCGACGCTGATCTGATCCGGGTTCTGGCCGACCCGCTCAGGCTCCGGATCGTGAGCCTGCTCGCCCGGGAGACGCTGTGCACCACGCATCTCGTGGCGGAGACGGGCGCGAGACAGACCAACCTGTCCAACCACCTGAAGGTGCTGCGCGAGGCCGGGGTCGTGGAGACGGAGCCGTGTGGCCGGTTCACGTACTACAAGCTGCGTCCGGACGTGATCGCCTCGCTCGCCGGTCAGTTCGCCGACCTGGCCGAGTCCGCCCGCGCCGCCGCGGAGAAGAAGAGGGCCTGCCCATGA
- a CDS encoding PP2C family protein-serine/threonine phosphatase encodes MTAGPRVDRSESFGEALLGAVLDGSNELPPHLVGSLFADVVERLGGRRPQVLLQDYGQLLLVPLCGEGLKAGDPQDIDASAAGRCFLDARRVEVLEDDGVRVYLPLLDCGDQVGVMAVTLDRVDDDDRRLLGRLSGLIAVLLVTKHGYSDLFFSARRGEEMSVAAEIQWSLLPPLAMIMPRVAVAGILEPAYNVAGDSFDYALNGDILHVAMIDAMGHGLGAATMATVAIGAYRHARRRGTGLSEIYAAMDDAVAQQFGPDHFVTAQMMRLDTATGRVHLVNAGHPPPILVRDHRVLRRLDAPTTLPVGLGGAEPEVSELELERGDRVLCFTDGLIEEHAVGGEQFGEDQLIDSVNRLERTGRGVRAVARSLSHTLMRARGGQTTDDATLLLVEWRG; translated from the coding sequence ATGACGGCCGGACCGCGCGTGGACCGCTCCGAGAGCTTCGGGGAAGCGCTCCTGGGGGCGGTTCTCGACGGGTCGAACGAGCTCCCGCCGCACCTCGTCGGATCGCTGTTCGCCGACGTGGTGGAGCGGCTGGGGGGCCGCCGTCCGCAGGTGCTGCTCCAGGACTACGGCCAACTGCTGCTCGTGCCTCTGTGCGGTGAGGGCCTCAAGGCCGGAGACCCGCAGGACATCGACGCCTCCGCCGCGGGCCGGTGTTTTCTCGATGCCCGGCGCGTCGAGGTGCTCGAGGACGACGGCGTGCGGGTCTACCTGCCGCTGCTGGACTGCGGTGACCAGGTGGGCGTGATGGCCGTGACGCTGGACCGGGTCGACGACGACGACCGACGGCTGCTGGGCAGGCTCTCCGGCCTGATTGCCGTCCTGCTGGTGACCAAGCACGGCTACTCCGACCTGTTCTTCTCCGCCCGCCGAGGAGAAGAGATGAGCGTCGCGGCCGAGATCCAGTGGTCCCTGCTGCCGCCACTGGCGATGATCATGCCGCGGGTCGCCGTGGCCGGGATCCTGGAGCCCGCCTACAACGTGGCGGGAGACAGCTTCGACTACGCGCTCAACGGTGACATCCTCCACGTGGCCATGATCGACGCGATGGGTCACGGCCTGGGCGCTGCCACGATGGCCACGGTCGCCATCGGTGCGTACCGTCACGCCCGCCGCCGCGGCACCGGCCTGTCGGAGATCTACGCCGCCATGGACGACGCCGTGGCCCAGCAGTTCGGCCCCGACCACTTCGTCACCGCGCAGATGATGCGGCTGGACACGGCCACGGGACGGGTACACCTGGTCAATGCGGGACACCCGCCACCGATACTTGTGCGCGATCACCGCGTCCTGCGCCGGCTGGACGCCCCCACGACCCTCCCCGTCGGCCTGGGCGGCGCCGAGCCGGAGGTCAGCGAGCTGGAACTGGAGCGCGGGGACCGCGTCCTCTGCTTCACGGACGGACTGATCGAGGAGCACGCGGTGGGAGGAGAGCAGTTCGGGGAGGACCAGCTGATCGACTCGGTGAACCGGCTGGAGAGGACCGGCCGCGGGGTCCGGGCGGTGGCACGCAGCCTGTCGCACACCCTCATGCGGGCGCGGGGCGGACAGACGACGGACGACGCGACGCTGCTCCTGGTGGAGTGGCGCGGCTGA
- a CDS encoding arsenate reductase ArsC has protein sequence MSDKPSVLFVCVHNAGRSQMAAAWLTHLAGDRVEVRSAGSDPGANVNPAAVEAMAEVGIDISTEVPKMLTVDAVKESDVCITMGCGDTCPVFPGKRYLDWDLEDPAGQGVAAVRPIRDEIKVLVEGLIKEIAPEPRA, from the coding sequence ATGTCCGACAAGCCCTCCGTGCTGTTCGTCTGTGTCCACAACGCCGGCCGCTCCCAGATGGCCGCCGCGTGGCTGACCCACCTGGCCGGGGACCGCGTCGAGGTCCGCTCCGCCGGCTCCGACCCCGGCGCCAACGTGAACCCGGCCGCCGTCGAAGCGATGGCCGAGGTCGGCATCGACATCTCCACCGAGGTCCCGAAGATGCTCACCGTCGACGCCGTCAAGGAGTCCGACGTCTGCATCACCATGGGCTGCGGCGACACCTGCCCGGTCTTCCCCGGCAAGCGGTACCTGGACTGGGATCTGGAGGACCCGGCGGGCCAGGGTGTCGCGGCCGTCCGCCCGATCCGGGACGAGATCAAGGTGCTGGTCGAGGGCCTGATCAAGGAGATCGCACCGGAGCCCCGGGCATGA
- a CDS encoding DUF5994 family protein, producing the protein MDSLASPAGDRSPGDAHTYRMPLARLSLTPEASHGPLDGAWWPRCDALELELPALVGSLDPGRGTVTRVTVGAVAWPDAPLTVSAPDHVIEVVLSDATAEEHAISLDCGTVGRWELLVVPPDEPAGTAERLLAAAADPWNPLSAQRTLARVEAGLGRESTEVRRGP; encoded by the coding sequence ATGGACTCCCTCGCATCGCCTGCCGGCGACCGGTCACCGGGTGACGCGCACACCTACAGGATGCCGCTGGCCCGGCTGAGCCTCACGCCCGAGGCCAGCCACGGCCCGCTGGACGGAGCGTGGTGGCCGCGTTGCGACGCACTGGAGCTGGAGTTGCCCGCGCTGGTGGGGTCACTGGACCCCGGCCGCGGCACGGTCACCCGTGTCACCGTGGGTGCCGTGGCCTGGCCTGACGCCCCACTGACCGTGTCGGCGCCCGACCACGTGATCGAGGTCGTCCTGAGCGACGCCACCGCCGAGGAGCACGCCATCAGCCTGGACTGCGGCACCGTGGGGCGCTGGGAGCTGCTGGTCGTCCCGCCCGACGAGCCGGCCGGAACGGCCGAGCGCCTGCTGGCCGCGGCCGCCGATCCGTGGAACCCGTTGTCGGCTCAGCGCACCTTGGCACGTGTCGAGGCCGGCCTCGGCCGGGAAAGCACCGAGGTCCGACGCGGCCCATGA